The proteins below are encoded in one region of Candidatus Eisenbacteria bacterium:
- the lexA gene encoding transcriptional repressor LexA — protein sequence MRIRRSSETNEIGEGIVLLTPRQRVTYDFITAFRGGKGFAPSYEEIRRHLGVSSLNAVAKLVTQLRRRGYLAPAPHNAKRWLAPPARRAGGGTIPLLGVVAAGRPIEPVEVPEEIAVPAAMTGAGERYALRVSGDSMIEDGIHDGDIVVVRRARRAENGQTVVAVVDGEATLKRFRLTGDRVELHPANAALEVMRVSADRVEIRGVLVGLLRSYA from the coding sequence ATGAGGATTCGAAGGTCTTCAGAGACGAACGAGATCGGAGAGGGAATAGTCCTGCTAACGCCCCGACAGCGAGTCACTTACGACTTCATCACCGCTTTCCGTGGCGGGAAGGGGTTTGCCCCATCCTATGAGGAGATTCGCCGCCATCTCGGCGTCTCCTCCCTCAACGCGGTCGCGAAGCTGGTCACGCAGCTCCGTCGCCGCGGATACCTGGCGCCGGCGCCTCACAACGCGAAGCGGTGGCTGGCCCCGCCTGCCCGCCGCGCCGGGGGGGGCACCATCCCGCTCCTCGGCGTAGTGGCGGCGGGACGGCCGATCGAGCCGGTCGAGGTCCCTGAGGAGATCGCGGTCCCGGCCGCGATGACCGGCGCGGGCGAGCGCTACGCGCTCCGCGTGAGCGGCGACTCGATGATCGAGGACGGGATCCACGATGGCGACATCGTCGTGGTGCGCCGCGCGCGCCGGGCCGAGAACGGGCAGACGGTCGTCGCGGTCGTGGACGGGGAGGCAACGCTGAAGCGATTCCGCCTCACGGGCGATCGCGTCGAGCTTCACCCCGCCAACGCTGCGCTCGAGGTCATGCGCGTGTCGGCCGATCGCGTCGAGATTCGAGGCGTCCTGGTGGGACTCCTCCGAAGCTATGCGTAG
- a CDS encoding N-acetylmuramoyl-L-alanine amidase, with product MTSRERPGARSNSGITRVAAAGRGGTGSPPRALRGLPRLPPAGTRLLGCRRDPDHDLGLSRVMASLAVQLEPWTHIMIHHSATEDSQTLSWQAIRRFHMTDPEHLWADIGYHAGVELVLKEYEALIGRPLDRVGAHCPQGEMNNKAIGICLVGNYDAAPPPQKALEVLGDRLLRPLMRQWHIPPQRVVFHRDFNPTKTCPGTAFTRELLLRYIPGGIV from the coding sequence ATGACGTCAAGGGAACGACCTGGGGCAAGATCAAACAGCGGTATCACTAGAGTCGCAGCGGCGGGACGTGGAGGCACCGGATCGCCTCCACGCGCCCTCCGTGGACTTCCTCGACTTCCTCCGGCGGGCACGCGCCTGCTAGGATGCAGGCGTGACCCCGACCACGATCTCGGTCTTTCGCGAGTAATGGCCAGCCTCGCGGTGCAGCTTGAGCCCTGGACGCACATCATGATTCATCACTCGGCAACGGAGGATAGCCAGACCCTCTCCTGGCAGGCGATCCGTCGATTTCATATGACCGACCCGGAGCACCTCTGGGCTGATATCGGCTACCACGCCGGCGTCGAGCTCGTGTTGAAGGAATACGAAGCGCTGATCGGCCGCCCACTCGATCGAGTCGGGGCGCACTGCCCACAGGGCGAAATGAACAACAAGGCCATCGGCATCTGCCTCGTCGGGAACTACGATGCGGCGCCGCCGCCTCAGAAGGCGCTCGAGGTCCTAGGCGATCGGCTCCTGCGGCCCCTGATGCGTCAATGGCACATCCCACCTCAACGCGTCGTATTTCATCGGGACTTTAATCCGACGAAGACCTGCCCCGGCACGGCGTTCACGCGGGAGCTCTTGCTTCGGTACATCCCGGGGGGGATCGTGTGA
- a CDS encoding SRPBCC domain-containing protein, which translates to MNPTTISLFRSFRSPLPEVWIHLTRQEHLARWLGIAEMELLHDGEFHLETWNGDGATGRVIAIAPPVRLELAWRPTALSPESHVVLRLEGDGPGSRLTVTHDGLKSEPERRATRQMWKEALAALRALLHHGTDGHEWGAGIPVTARATVSRPAPEVWPLLSTGPGIEKWVAHVERFDGQAGGTFRLTSKFHGREIVEEGRIEELTPEARMVLSWEWMGEGWGAPTRVEFSIEVEPQGASVLIVHSGFDRIASEQRLAARKNYVAAWPEVLWDLKQLVPPAAA; encoded by the coding sequence GTGAACCCGACCACGATCTCCCTCTTTCGGTCCTTCCGCTCGCCGCTCCCCGAAGTCTGGATCCATCTCACGCGCCAGGAGCACCTCGCGCGATGGTTGGGTATAGCCGAGATGGAGCTCCTGCACGACGGCGAGTTTCACCTCGAGACATGGAACGGGGACGGCGCGACGGGCCGCGTGATCGCGATCGCCCCTCCCGTCCGCCTCGAGCTGGCGTGGCGCCCGACCGCGCTCTCGCCGGAGAGCCACGTCGTCCTCCGCCTCGAGGGCGACGGCCCTGGCTCGCGCCTCACGGTCACGCACGACGGCCTGAAGAGCGAGCCGGAGCGCCGAGCGACGCGCCAGATGTGGAAGGAGGCGCTGGCGGCGCTCCGCGCACTGCTCCACCACGGAACCGACGGGCACGAGTGGGGCGCCGGAATTCCGGTCACCGCGCGCGCCACGGTGTCTCGACCTGCCCCGGAGGTTTGGCCACTCCTCTCGACAGGACCCGGCATCGAGAAATGGGTCGCCCACGTCGAGCGGTTTGACGGCCAGGCTGGCGGGACGTTCCGCCTCACCTCGAAATTTCACGGTCGCGAAATCGTGGAGGAAGGAAGGATCGAGGAGCTGACGCCCGAGGCGCGCATGGTGCTATCGTGGGAGTGGATGGGCGAAGGGTGGGGCGCGCCGACCCGCGTCGAATTCTCGATCGAGGTCGAGCCGCAGGGCGCATCGGTCCTCATCGTGCACTCGGGCTTCGACCGGATCGCCTCGGAGCAGCGCCTGGCGGCAAGGAAGAACTACGTGGCCGCGTGGCCGGAAGTACTCTGGGACTTGAAGCAACTGGTCCCGCCGGCCGCCGCGTAG
- a CDS encoding zinc-binding dehydrogenase, with protein sequence MTTANGSMRAVYLRKSGPPESLILEDCPDPEVGPHDVLIQVRTAGVNFTDVLSRQGLNPEAPKPPYIMGHETAGEIIRVGENVAGLREGQRVLAFHSNGGYAEKVAVPAGQVFPIPDSIPYQSAVLLPLNYGTAYIALYRTGPVEPGMRVFIHAAAGGVGMAAVDLSRRAGLEIVAAASTHFKRSRLIAEHVKHVVPASRTRVHKLSKRLFGGPAFDIVLDSIGGRSIEDGLRALKPGGRVVSTGVGQISNRGWLGAIAFFLRAPRLTYLDLLAPSRGLYGVNLKKLMENTALARRVLETLVQWAAAGEIDPAPGRVMALSEAGLAHRILESRSNVGKIVLQV encoded by the coding sequence GTGACGACGGCGAACGGATCGATGCGCGCGGTCTACCTTCGGAAGTCCGGCCCACCCGAGAGCTTGATCCTCGAGGACTGCCCGGACCCCGAGGTCGGGCCGCACGACGTCCTGATCCAGGTCCGGACCGCCGGCGTCAACTTCACGGATGTCCTCTCGCGCCAAGGACTCAACCCGGAGGCGCCGAAGCCTCCGTACATCATGGGACATGAGACCGCGGGAGAGATCATCCGGGTCGGCGAGAACGTCGCCGGGCTCCGCGAGGGGCAGCGCGTGCTCGCGTTTCACTCGAACGGCGGGTACGCGGAGAAGGTCGCGGTCCCGGCCGGGCAGGTCTTCCCGATCCCAGACTCGATCCCGTATCAGTCGGCCGTCCTGCTTCCGCTCAACTACGGCACCGCGTACATCGCCCTCTATCGCACCGGCCCGGTCGAGCCCGGGATGCGCGTCTTTATCCACGCGGCCGCGGGCGGAGTCGGCATGGCCGCGGTCGATCTGTCCCGCCGGGCGGGCCTCGAGATCGTCGCGGCGGCGAGCACCCACTTCAAGCGCAGCCGCCTGATCGCGGAGCACGTGAAACACGTGGTCCCCGCGAGCCGCACGCGCGTCCACAAGCTTTCCAAGCGCTTGTTCGGCGGTCCCGCGTTCGACATCGTGCTCGATTCGATCGGCGGACGCTCGATCGAGGATGGACTTCGCGCGCTGAAGCCGGGAGGGCGCGTGGTCAGCACCGGCGTGGGCCAGATCTCGAATCGCGGATGGCTCGGGGCGATCGCGTTCTTCCTCCGTGCTCCCCGACTGACCTACCTCGATCTGCTCGCGCCGAGCCGCGGCCTCTACGGCGTCAACTTGAAGAAGCTCATGGAGAACACCGCGCTCGCCCGGCGCGTGCTCGAGACGCTGGTTCAGTGGGCGGCGGCGGGAGAGATCGATCCCGCGCCCGGCCGGGTGATGGCGCTCTCCGAGGCCGGATTGGCGCACCGAATCCTCGAATCGCGCAGCAACGTCGGGAAGATCGTCCTACAGGTCTAG
- a CDS encoding heat-shock protein HtpX, giving the protein MTVLFLCRQNAGRSQMAQALLEQVAPEYAAVSGGSSPAAAVHPIVIDAMREVGIDLVGRKPRKVDAEMLARADVVVSMGCDDPALCDYPGRKVEDWGIPDPSGKPIDEVRRIRDLLRARVEELAGRLRSTSTDKARSR; this is encoded by the coding sequence ATGACAGTGCTCTTCCTCTGCCGGCAGAACGCGGGGCGAAGCCAGATGGCGCAGGCCCTCCTCGAGCAGGTGGCTCCGGAGTACGCGGCTGTCTCGGGCGGCTCGAGCCCCGCCGCGGCGGTCCATCCCATCGTCATCGACGCGATGCGCGAGGTCGGGATCGATCTCGTGGGGCGGAAGCCGAGGAAGGTGGACGCCGAGATGCTCGCCCGCGCCGATGTCGTGGTCTCGATGGGCTGCGACGACCCGGCCCTCTGCGACTATCCCGGCCGGAAGGTCGAGGACTGGGGGATTCCGGATCCCTCGGGGAAGCCGATCGACGAGGTGCGCCGCATTCGAGATCTCCTGCGCGCGCGCGTGGAGGAGCTCGCGGGGCGGTTGCGATCGACCTCCACCGACAAGGCGCGGTCGCGGTGA
- a CDS encoding uracil-DNA glycosylase — translation MPPNRHARALQGIASDVAACERCPRLREYCTEVARVRRAAYRDETYWGRPVPGFGDSEAWLLIVGLAPGAHGSNRTGRMFTGDRSGEWLYGELFRQRLASRPDALRAGDGLTLDGVYITAAGRCAPPGNKPEPAELDRCREYLVREMRALPKLHVRLALGKIGFEAIVKARRALGQPDLDPRPVFAHGARVALPEGGWLLASYHPSQQNTSTGKLTAAMWRGIFETAIGLRDRV, via the coding sequence ATGCCGCCGAATCGCCACGCCCGAGCGCTCCAAGGAATCGCGAGCGACGTGGCCGCCTGCGAACGATGCCCGCGACTGCGCGAGTATTGCACCGAGGTGGCCCGAGTGCGCCGCGCCGCCTACCGCGATGAGACCTACTGGGGGAGGCCGGTGCCCGGGTTCGGCGATTCGGAAGCGTGGCTCCTCATCGTGGGGCTCGCGCCGGGGGCGCACGGATCGAACAGAACGGGGCGGATGTTCACCGGAGACCGCTCCGGCGAGTGGCTCTACGGGGAGCTGTTTCGACAGAGGCTCGCGAGTCGGCCCGATGCGCTGCGCGCCGGCGATGGCCTCACGCTCGACGGGGTATACATCACGGCCGCGGGTCGATGCGCGCCGCCCGGGAACAAGCCCGAGCCCGCCGAGCTCGACCGCTGCAGGGAGTATCTCGTGCGGGAGATGCGCGCGCTTCCGAAGCTCCACGTGAGGCTCGCGCTGGGGAAGATCGGCTTTGAAGCGATCGTGAAGGCGCGGCGGGCGCTCGGGCAGCCCGATCTCGATCCGCGGCCGGTCTTTGCCCACGGCGCGCGCGTCGCGCTTCCGGAGGGCGGTTGGCTCCTCGCCTCCTACCACCCAAGCCAGCAGAACACGAGCACAGGCAAGCTCACCGCGGCGATGTGGCGCGGAATCTTCGAGACGGCGATAGGACTTCGCGATCGGGTATAG
- a CDS encoding DUF664 domain-containing protein: MDLKDYFEATWEARGRLLAAAADLSPEEWTRDFPFSWKSLRNLFAHVIEVEGSWIGKNIEKGNWKYPDEDEIARRFATPEMARARGDEIAKMTREVLAAYMPARLREIRRGTQMDGSETTFTVEQILTHVFTHELRHQGQLQVMLRLLGKPAPNADWI; encoded by the coding sequence ATGGATTTGAAAGACTATTTCGAGGCGACCTGGGAGGCGCGTGGCCGCCTTCTCGCCGCGGCCGCCGACCTGAGTCCCGAAGAGTGGACTCGCGATTTCCCCTTCTCATGGAAATCGCTCCGCAACCTCTTCGCCCACGTGATCGAGGTCGAGGGCTCTTGGATCGGGAAGAACATCGAGAAGGGCAACTGGAAGTATCCGGACGAGGATGAGATCGCGCGCCGGTTCGCGACGCCGGAGATGGCCCGAGCGCGTGGGGACGAGATCGCGAAGATGACCCGCGAGGTACTCGCCGCCTACATGCCGGCCAGGCTGCGCGAGATACGGCGCGGGACGCAGATGGACGGCAGCGAGACCACGTTCACGGTGGAGCAGATCCTGACCCACGTCTTCACGCACGAGCTCCGCCACCAGGGCCAGCTCCAGGTGATGCTCCGGTTGCTCGGCAAGCCCGCTCCGAACGCTGACTGGATCTAG
- a CDS encoding glutamyl-tRNA reductase, which produces MGAPRRGRSGEGSQDLAHDRRLARPRLRRPRVSPPRLAWTAGGLRLARGIHHPPRLARRDRPLRPLVPHLPVTPVAETEAPTFDLFCVGLNHETSPLEIRDALVLNDEEVGRAIQALRERAGASEALVISTCNRTEVYARGSSIEDPPAFVADLLREIKGMDLTGPRGSYLYAYREPDSVRHLFRVACGLDSQVLGEPQITGQVKDSLSLAAKLGGTGPVIERLLDAALRSAKRARTETGIGRGPISSAYAAVGLAGKVLGSLSDKRVLLVGAGEMATLAARHFQEAGVTQFVVANRGRERGEALAAAIPARVVSLEAIPVVLPGADIVIGATASQQPLVHEPAVRSAMKIRRNRPLLFLDLAVPRDVDPLVAKLPNVFLHDLDALGVLVGQSLAQRRAEVPKVEAIIEDELARFLKWHGSLAVKPTVTKFRGHFERVAREELERHRARFRPEDQEALDALVHGIVQKLLHRPTTRLTRPDAEGAKGIARIDAVRDLFGIDPEESDADRDTR; this is translated from the coding sequence TTGGGGGCGCCTCGCCGGGGTCGATCTGGCGAAGGATCCCAAGACCTGGCTCACGATCGGCGCTTGGCTCGTCCTCGGCTTCGCCGTCCTCGCGTATCACCGCCTCGGCTGGCGTGGACCGCGGGCGGTCTACGCCTCGCTCGCGGGATTCACCACCCTCCTCGCCTCGCGCGTCGTGACCGACCTCTTCGTCCGCTCGTTCCACACCTTCCGGTGACCCCCGTGGCCGAAACCGAAGCCCCGACCTTCGATCTCTTCTGCGTCGGGCTGAACCACGAGACCTCGCCTCTCGAGATCCGGGACGCGCTGGTCCTGAACGACGAGGAAGTGGGCCGGGCGATCCAGGCGCTGCGCGAGCGGGCCGGCGCGAGCGAGGCGCTCGTGATCTCGACCTGCAATCGAACGGAGGTCTACGCGCGCGGCTCCTCGATCGAGGACCCGCCCGCGTTCGTGGCCGATCTCCTCCGCGAGATCAAGGGCATGGACTTGACCGGTCCCCGCGGAAGCTACCTCTACGCGTACCGGGAGCCCGACTCGGTGCGGCACCTGTTCCGCGTGGCGTGCGGGCTCGACTCGCAGGTGCTGGGCGAGCCGCAGATCACCGGACAGGTCAAAGACTCGCTCTCGCTCGCCGCGAAGCTGGGCGGGACCGGGCCGGTGATCGAGCGGCTCCTCGACGCCGCGCTCCGCTCGGCGAAGCGGGCGCGCACCGAGACCGGGATCGGGCGCGGCCCCATCTCGAGCGCGTACGCCGCGGTCGGTCTGGCGGGCAAGGTGTTGGGCTCCCTCTCGGACAAGCGCGTCCTCCTGGTCGGCGCGGGCGAAATGGCGACGCTCGCGGCGCGTCACTTCCAGGAGGCGGGCGTCACGCAGTTCGTGGTCGCCAATCGCGGCCGGGAGCGCGGCGAGGCGCTCGCGGCGGCGATCCCGGCGAGGGTCGTCTCGCTCGAAGCGATTCCGGTCGTGCTCCCCGGCGCTGACATCGTGATCGGGGCCACGGCTTCCCAGCAGCCGCTCGTGCACGAGCCCGCCGTTCGCTCCGCGATGAAGATCCGGAGAAATCGCCCGCTTCTCTTCCTCGATCTCGCGGTGCCGCGGGATGTCGACCCGCTCGTCGCGAAGCTGCCCAACGTCTTCCTCCACGATCTGGACGCCCTCGGCGTCCTGGTCGGGCAGAGCCTCGCGCAACGACGCGCCGAGGTTCCGAAGGTCGAGGCGATCATCGAGGACGAGCTGGCTCGATTCCTCAAGTGGCACGGATCGCTCGCGGTGAAGCCGACCGTGACCAAATTCCGCGGCCACTTCGAGCGCGTCGCCCGCGAGGAGCTGGAGCGCCATCGCGCCCGCTTCCGCCCCGAGGACCAGGAGGCGCTCGACGCGCTCGTGCACGGCATCGTCCAGAAACTCCTCCACCGGCCCACCACGCGGCTCACGCGCCCGGACGCGGAGGGCGCGAAGGGAATCGCGAGGATCGACGCGGTCCGGGACCTGTTCGGAATCGACCCCGAAGAGAGCGATGCGGATCGGGACACGCGGTAG
- the hemC gene encoding hydroxymethylbilane synthase — translation MRIGTRGSTLALAQSGQVRRLLPGGEGAHELEVIETSGDRSPQASLRRIGGKGVFSKEIEVELLEGRIDIAVHSLKDLPTEETPGLSLAALLRREDPRDALVARDRHPLANLPPGAKVGTSSLRRQSQLLARRPDLAVQDLRGNVPTRIARVKEGRLDAVVVAAAGLHRLGLTHEASELLDEAWMLPAPGQGILALQIRADDRKTAEAIRGLEDASSRAEATAERTLLSGLGGGCLVPVGARGLARNGRIVLTAFVGHPSGRPSLRSSLEGPMAGAGDLGLTLASSLLREGAKEILDEVRSDEIFP, via the coding sequence ATGCGGATCGGGACACGCGGTAGCACCCTCGCCCTCGCGCAGAGCGGCCAGGTGCGCCGCCTGCTGCCCGGCGGCGAGGGGGCGCACGAGCTCGAGGTCATCGAGACCTCGGGCGATCGGAGCCCGCAGGCATCCCTGCGCCGAATCGGCGGGAAGGGCGTCTTCTCCAAAGAGATCGAGGTGGAGCTGCTCGAGGGGCGGATCGATATCGCGGTCCACTCGCTGAAGGACCTCCCCACCGAAGAAACGCCCGGGCTGTCCCTCGCGGCGCTCCTGAGAAGGGAGGACCCGCGCGACGCTCTGGTCGCGCGCGATCGTCACCCCCTTGCGAACCTTCCGCCCGGCGCGAAGGTCGGGACGTCATCGCTCCGGCGCCAGTCGCAGCTCCTCGCTCGGCGGCCGGATCTCGCGGTCCAGGATCTACGCGGAAACGTCCCGACGCGAATCGCGAGGGTGAAGGAAGGGCGCCTTGACGCGGTCGTCGTCGCGGCGGCCGGGCTCCATCGCCTTGGCCTCACCCACGAAGCGTCGGAGCTCCTGGACGAAGCGTGGATGCTCCCCGCGCCGGGACAAGGGATCCTCGCGCTCCAGATCCGCGCGGATGACAGGAAGACCGCCGAGGCCATACGAGGTCTGGAGGATGCCTCCTCGCGGGCGGAGGCGACCGCGGAGCGGACGCTCCTATCCGGCCTCGGGGGAGGATGCCTCGTGCCGGTCGGCGCGCGAGGGCTCGCGCGGAACGGCCGGATCGTCCTGACCGCCTTCGTCGGCCATCCCAGCGGACGTCCCTCGCTGCGGTCGAGCCTCGAGGGACCGATGGCGGGGGCCGGGGATCTGGGACTCACGCTGGCCTCTTCCCTCCTCCGCGAGGGCGCGAAGGAGATCCTCGACGAAGTGCGGAGCGACGAGATCTTCCCGTGA
- a CDS encoding uroporphyrinogen-III synthase yields MSALFVIAREDPMDARLAADAERLGWSVLRLPLLATEPGPDRARFLDWLQTPPPGSVIAWTSRRAAEALAEIALPRFRETLARMALFAVGEESAAAIREAGFTVDFLSSGGGAAALADWILVHRDSLGIARVAFLHGDKALPTLPDALRAAKLEMTPFELYRTRFLSPDVRELTAAVETGRPVTLAFWSPSGIVALERLLLPDTLAMLHRDAEVLSRGETTYHALVDRGYQRAVAVVPTPGAFDAIALEALQSRQRTAR; encoded by the coding sequence GTGAGCGCGCTCTTCGTGATCGCCCGGGAGGATCCGATGGACGCGCGGCTCGCGGCCGACGCGGAGCGCCTCGGCTGGAGCGTGCTCCGCCTTCCCCTGCTCGCCACGGAACCCGGACCGGACCGCGCCCGATTTCTCGATTGGCTCCAAACGCCGCCGCCGGGCTCCGTGATCGCGTGGACCAGCCGGCGCGCGGCGGAAGCGCTGGCCGAGATCGCCCTGCCGCGCTTCCGCGAGACCTTGGCGCGGATGGCGCTCTTCGCGGTCGGCGAGGAGAGCGCCGCCGCGATTCGAGAGGCAGGATTCACCGTCGATTTCCTTTCCAGCGGAGGAGGGGCGGCGGCTCTTGCCGACTGGATCCTGGTTCACCGCGACTCGCTCGGCATCGCGCGGGTCGCATTTCTGCACGGCGACAAGGCGCTTCCGACCCTGCCCGACGCGCTTCGCGCCGCGAAGCTCGAGATGACGCCGTTCGAGCTCTACCGAACCCGCTTCCTCTCGCCCGACGTGCGCGAGCTCACGGCGGCGGTCGAGACCGGCAGGCCGGTCACGCTGGCGTTTTGGAGCCCGTCGGGCATCGTGGCGCTCGAACGGCTGCTCTTGCCCGATACGCTCGCGATGCTCCACCGGGACGCGGAGGTTCTCTCGCGCGGGGAGACGACCTACCACGCTCTGGTCGACCGGGGATATCAACGGGCCGTGGCCGTGGTCCCGACACCCGGGGCGTTCGACGCGATCGCGCTCGAGGCCTTACAATCAAGGCAGAGGACCGCCCGATGA
- the hemB gene encoding porphobilinogen synthase produces MTYPQTRLRRLRATPALRALARETSLTAADLVQPLFVCHGEKVRRPVASMPGQAQLSVDEAAREAEALAKAGVGGVILFGLPATKDPEGREAYDEKGIIPKALRALREAAPDLLLWADVCLCEYTDHGHCGILNGDQVDNDRTLPLLARASVAYAAAGADLIAPSDMMDGRVGAIRRALDEAGHAGTPIVAYSAKYASAFYGPFREAAESAPKFGNRCGYQMDPANSDEALREVALDLEEGADMVMVKPALPYLDVIRRVKDRFGVPVAAYSVSGEFAMIRAAAENGWLDGERAALETLTSIRRAGADVILTYFAKEIAPVLGRVEA; encoded by the coding sequence ATGACCTATCCCCAGACAAGGCTCCGCCGGCTCCGCGCCACGCCGGCCCTCCGCGCGCTCGCGCGCGAGACGTCGCTTACCGCGGCCGACCTCGTCCAGCCCCTCTTCGTCTGCCACGGCGAGAAGGTGCGGCGGCCGGTCGCATCGATGCCGGGACAAGCGCAGCTCTCGGTGGACGAAGCGGCCCGCGAGGCCGAGGCGCTCGCGAAGGCGGGAGTCGGAGGCGTCATTCTCTTCGGTCTCCCGGCCACGAAGGATCCGGAAGGACGCGAGGCGTACGACGAAAAGGGCATCATCCCGAAGGCGCTTCGAGCGCTCCGGGAGGCGGCGCCCGATCTGCTTCTCTGGGCCGATGTCTGCCTCTGCGAATACACCGACCACGGCCACTGCGGAATCCTGAACGGGGATCAGGTCGACAACGACCGGACCCTTCCGCTCCTCGCCCGCGCGTCGGTCGCGTACGCCGCGGCCGGCGCCGATTTGATCGCGCCGAGCGATATGATGGACGGGCGAGTCGGCGCGATCCGCCGCGCGCTGGACGAGGCGGGCCATGCCGGGACCCCGATCGTCGCCTACTCGGCCAAGTACGCGAGCGCCTTCTATGGTCCCTTCCGCGAGGCGGCGGAGTCGGCGCCGAAATTCGGCAACCGCTGCGGCTACCAGATGGACCCGGCCAACTCGGACGAGGCGCTGCGCGAGGTGGCGCTCGATCTCGAGGAGGGGGCCGACATGGTCATGGTGAAGCCGGCGCTTCCCTACCTCGACGTGATCCGGCGCGTGAAGGACCGTTTCGGCGTCCCGGTCGCCGCGTACAGCGTCTCGGGCGAGTTCGCGATGATCCGGGCGGCCGCGGAGAACGGCTGGCTCGACGGCGAGCGGGCGGCCCTGGAGACCCTGACCTCGATCCGCCGCGCCGGAGCCGACGTGATCCTTACCTACTTCGCGAAGGAGATCGCCCCGGTCCTGGGAAGGGTGGAAGCATGA